Genomic DNA from Caldicellulosiruptoraceae bacterium PP1:
GGAACAGGAATAATAATTATTATCCTTATGGGATTATCGATGGTTGGAGGTATGATTGAGGAGGTTGGATATGTTATTTCAACTCAATCCCAAGTAGGGGATAGACTAATTAAGGTGGGGATAATAACAAGTTTAGTTATACCTGTTGATAATATATATAGAGAAACCTCAAGACAGCTTTTTGGGGAAGGGCTTTTAGCTTTTTCGTCATTTAATCCATTTTCGGGAACATCAACACCAAGTATATTTATGAAAATTTATTGGTTTTTATACATTTTAATATTTATTTTTTTAGCTTTAAAAAGCTTTAGAAAAAAAGATATCTAAATGAATTAAAAACCCTATAAATTGCCCTGCTAATTTGTTATAATATACATGCAATGTATATTGGTAAATATATGGTTAGAAGGAGTTTGATTTTAATGACTTTTGTAAGAGCAATTGTTGGAACGCAGTGGGGCGACGAGGGTAAAGGCAAAATAGTTGACTTTTTGGCAAAAGAAGCTGACGTTGTAGTAAGGGCTCAAGGCGGCAACAATGCAGGTCATACAGTAGAAGCTAATGGAGTTACTTATAAACTTCATTTAATACCATCTGGTATTCTTTACAAAGAAAAGCTAAATATTATTGGAAATGGTGTTGTTGTTGATCCCAAATCACTATTAGATGAAATAGAAAATCTCGAAGCAAAAGGTATTTCAACAAAAAACCTTAAACTTAGTGATAGAGCTCATTTAGTTATGCCTTATCATAATATATTAGATGAAGAAATTGAAAAAACAAGAGGCGATGAAAGTCTTGGAACAACTAAAAGAGGTATAGGCCCTGCATACACTGATAAAGCTGAGAGAACAAATCTAAGGGTTTGCGATATATTAGATGAAGAAGAATTTATTCAAAAGCTTAGAAATGTTTATGAAAGAAAGAATAGAATACTAACACAGGTTTATCATTATACACCTATGAAGTTTAGTGATATATTAGAGAAGTTTATGGTTTACGGTGAAAAATTAAAACCATATATTGAAGATACCATACAGCTTTTACAAGACAGAATAAAAGAAGGTAAAAAAATACTACTTGAGGGTGCTCAAGCTACTATGCTTGATTTAGACTATGGGACATATCCTTATGTTACATCATCACATCCAACAGCAGGTGGATTTTGCACAGGTGCAGGTATTGCTCCAAAACAGATAAACGAGGTTGTTGGTGTAGTAAAGGCTTATACTACGAGGGTTGGTAAAGGGCCATTTCCTACAGAGCTTTTTGATGAAACTGGGGATATGATTAGGGAAAAAGGCTTTGAATATGGTACAACAACAGGAAGACCAAGAAGATGTGGCTGGCTTGATTTAGTGGTTGTAAGATATGCAAGTTTAATTAATGGTATTGATAAGATAGCATTAACAAAATTAGATACATTATCAGATATTCCAAAACTAAAGATATGTGTTCAGTATGATTATAACGGTAAGACATTAGATTTATTCCCAGCATCACTAAAGGTTGCAGAGGATTGCAAACCAATTTATAAAGAGTTTGATGGCTGGAGCCTTGATGAAATCAAAAAGGCAAAATCATACGACGAGCTTCCAGAAAACGCAAAGAGATATATTGAGTTTATTGAGAAAGAAACCAATACAAAGGTGTGGTTAATAGGAACTGGTGCAGGCAGGGAAAGTATAATTGTAAAGGATTAATTTAAAATAAATTGGCTGTTCCATAGACTTGGGGCAGCCGTTTTTTTTTAAATAAATTTATGTATAAAATATGCTCTAATATTTTCATTATAATAATAAATTGACAGGGAAATATTTCAAAAGTTTAATTGATTATTAATTTTATATAAGCTAAATTGTAATTTTAATTTGCCTTTTTTAGAAGTCTAATTGCAATTTCATGTTCAGCTAACCATTCACGATAGATATCTTGGCTTTTTATAATAAAATCAAATTTTTTATTTACCTCTTCTCTAAACATTCTCATTTCTGTTTGAAATTCAGTAAGATTTGCCACTTGGTCATATACAATATTCATTCTTCTATTTAACTCTTTTGACTCTTCTTTAAGGATAGAAACATCAGATTTAAGGGTAGCAACATCAGATTTAAGGATTTCAACATCGGATTTAAGGGCAGCGACATCAGATTTAAGGATTTCAACATCATTTTTCAATGTAGCAACGTCAGCTTTAAGAACATTTACATCATTTTTAAGTGTAGCAACATCAGACTCAATATTACTTATTTTCGAAAGTATCAGTTCCAATATCTCCCTATCACTCATAACATTACCTCCAATTTTCAAAATTCATTAAAATTATTATATAATAATAAAAAATCAATTTCAAAAATAACTTTTTTAATAAATTAATTGGGAAAATAAACCATTTACAAACCTATTATTATCTGTTATAATAATAAACCGTTGTGGCAATCTTGGGCCATTAGCTCAGCAGGCAGAGCACCAGCCTTTTAAGCTGGGTGTCCCGCGTTCGAGTCGCGGATGGCTCACCATTTATGGCCCCGTGGTCAAGAGGCCTAAGACACAGCCCTTTCACGGCTGTAACAGGGGTTCGAATCCCCTCGGGGTCACCAAAACAGAAAAATATAAGGCTATCCAATATGGGTAGCCTTTTTGTATTTTGGGGAGGTTTTATTTTTCACAAACGCCAATAAGCATAAATGAGTTTCTTATATCAAAGACATTTCCTAAGTAATCTCCATAATAATTTAGGTTTTTATATCCCGCGTCTTTAAGTAAAGTATCTATTTCATTAAATAATATTGGCCTTAAATAAACAAAGCTTTCAAAACTTTCTTTTAAGTTTGTATCATTTTTTGTAATTCTGCCTATAAATTTAATTAAATTATCTTCAAATACATATTTTCTTTCAAAGATTATGGAATTATTTAATGCTGATAATGAAGGTAAAGAATTGATTTGAAGATTACAAATCCTATCATAATTAAGTATTTGAAATATAAACATATCAGATGAAGTACTTATATCTATTATAAGATTTTTCAAATCATTCTTATTTAATATATGAACAAGAGAATTACCAATACATAATATGGCATCAAGTTTTTCAAAAACATGATTTTTAAAATTTAGCATATTATCATTTATTATTTTGAACTTATTTTTAATAGTCTTTTTATTTATCTTTTTTCTAAATTTATCAAGTAAGTCTTCACTCAAATCTATACCAGTACAAGATATGCAAGTTTCAGATAATCCAATTAATATACTACCTGTTCCACAAGCTAAGTCTAAAACTTTTGAATTTGGTTTTATTCTTGTCTTTATAAATGAAATCTGATTTTCATCAAATTTAAAAATATCATCATAGTACATAGAAAGCATTTTATAAAATTCCATAAAGTTATAACCTCCTTTAAATATATATTCCCATTATTTAAAAAATTAATTGAGTTTTGTAATAAAAAAAGATATAAAATTAATATATAATATACTTAAGTATTTTTTAAGGGGTGGTTATGTTATGAAAATTACATATTTAGCCCATGCAAGTTTCTTAATTGAATTTGGAAATGGAACTAAGGTACTAACCGACCCATATGATGCATCAGTAGGATATACAGTTTTCGATGTTGAGGCTGATATAGTTACAACTTCTCATAAACATTATGACCATGCATATACAAATAAGGTAAAAGGTGATTTTACATTAATAGACAAAGAAGGACATTATGACATAAAAGGAATAAAAATTCAAGGTATTAAAGCTTATCATGACAATGTTTTAGGTAAACAAAGAGGAGAAAATATTATTTTTACTTTTGAAAGTAGATTCAAAGTGGCACATCTTGGTGATTTAGGACATACGCTTTCAACTGATATATCAGATAAGCTTGGCCAAGTAGATATTTTGTTAATTCCTGTTGGCGGAGTTTATACAATTGATGCCAAGGCTGCATATCAAGTTGTTGAAACTATAAAGCCTAAGATAGTTATTCCTATGCACTACAAGACTGAAAAACTAAAATTTGATTTAGGCAAATTAGAAGATTTTACAAGGTATTTTCAATATGTTGATATAACCGGTAAAGATACTATCGAAATTGATGGACTTCCTAACAATAGGCCTTATGTTTACGTTTTAAAACATAGGGGATAAAAAATAATGCTATATTTTGAGAGGAGATTTAATATGACAGCACAAAAGCAAAAGAAAAATGCTTATAAAAAAGAAAATATCAATATTTTATCCAATAATATAAGTAATAATAGCTATTTATGGATTAACTATTTGTTTTTAGCAATATTATCCTTAGTAGTTTTGATGAGCCCATTTTATAGAGGGCTTTACTTTGATTATGAACTATTAGCTTTTCAAGCTATTATATTTTCATTATTTGTTGCGTTTGTTATTTATTCGTTCATCAAAGAAAAAACATTTTTATTTAAAGAAAAGTTTGAATATCTTCTTTTACTATTTATAGGTGTATATTTTATACCATTTTTCTTTGCAGCTAATAAAAGACTTGCAATTGGAGAATTTATGAAATACATCTTTTATTTTGCTATATTTATAATGGCATATAGAATGGCAAAAAGCATTTTAGAAAGAAAAATAATACTAAATGCATTATTTATATCCACATTAGGTGTTGCTTTTTTTGGATTTCAGGCATCTGTGGGACTTATTCCTGAATCATCAAGGCCATTTGGAATGGCTATGAACGGTCTTTTTGTGCAGAATATGATTAACTCCACATTACAATATCACAATACAGCAGGAACAGTTTTAGCTTTTGGAATGATTTTAG
This window encodes:
- a CDS encoding MBL fold metallo-hydrolase, yielding MKITYLAHASFLIEFGNGTKVLTDPYDASVGYTVFDVEADIVTTSHKHYDHAYTNKVKGDFTLIDKEGHYDIKGIKIQGIKAYHDNVLGKQRGENIIFTFESRFKVAHLGDLGHTLSTDISDKLGQVDILLIPVGGVYTIDAKAAYQVVETIKPKIVIPMHYKTEKLKFDLGKLEDFTRYFQYVDITGKDTIEIDGLPNNRPYVYVLKHRG
- a CDS encoding class I SAM-dependent methyltransferase yields the protein MEFYKMLSMYYDDIFKFDENQISFIKTRIKPNSKVLDLACGTGSILIGLSETCISCTGIDLSEDLLDKFRKKINKKTIKNKFKIINDNMLNFKNHVFEKLDAILCIGNSLVHILNKNDLKNLIIDISTSSDMFIFQILNYDRICNLQINSLPSLSALNNSIIFERKYVFEDNLIKFIGRITKNDTNLKESFESFVYLRPILFNEIDTLLKDAGYKNLNYYGDYLGNVFDIRNSFMLIGVCEK
- a CDS encoding adenylosuccinate synthase; protein product: MTFVRAIVGTQWGDEGKGKIVDFLAKEADVVVRAQGGNNAGHTVEANGVTYKLHLIPSGILYKEKLNIIGNGVVVDPKSLLDEIENLEAKGISTKNLKLSDRAHLVMPYHNILDEEIEKTRGDESLGTTKRGIGPAYTDKAERTNLRVCDILDEEEFIQKLRNVYERKNRILTQVYHYTPMKFSDILEKFMVYGEKLKPYIEDTIQLLQDRIKEGKKILLEGAQATMLDLDYGTYPYVTSSHPTAGGFCTGAGIAPKQINEVVGVVKAYTTRVGKGPFPTELFDETGDMIREKGFEYGTTTGRPRRCGWLDLVVVRYASLINGIDKIALTKLDTLSDIPKLKICVQYDYNGKTLDLFPASLKVAEDCKPIYKEFDGWSLDEIKKAKSYDELPENAKRYIEFIEKETNTKVWLIGTGAGRESIIVKD